AGGGCCTCTACCACGCCCTCAAGGACTACTGGGAGAGGTACCGCCTGCCGCTCATGGTCACGGAGAACGGCATAGCTGACGAGGGGGACTACCTGAGGCCCTACTACTTGGTCTCGCACGTCTACCGGGTGCACAGGGCCATGCAGGAGGGGGTCAACGTCATGGGCTACCTGCACTGGTCCCTGGCTGACAACTACGAGTGGGCCTCAGGCTTCAGCAAGAGGTTCGGCCTCCTGATGGTCGACTACGAGGCCAAGAGGCTGTACTGGAGGCCCTCGGCCTTTATATACAGGGAGATAGCCAAGAACAACGCCATAACTGACGAGGTAGAGCACCTCAACAGGGTCCCGCCCCTGAGGCCTCTAAGGAAATAAAAATTTTAAAGAACTATATTTTCTTTTTATCTGCCTCTCCTCAGGAGCACCGCGACCAGTGCCGCGATCAGCAAAACTATCACTAGGGACAGGGCCACAACGCTGTAGATCCCGACTCCTACGCGCTTGGTCACGGTCGCAGTTGACGTTACTGCAAGAGCGGACGTTATTGTAGAGGTTATTGTTGAAGTCACCGTAGCTGTTGAGGTGGTAGTGCTCGTGACCGTGGTCACCTGCCTCGGCGCCACCAGGAAGCCATAAGAGTACACCTTGTACCAGGCGCTCACGTTAACGTTCACGGGCGGCCACTGAACGGAGCTGTACTCCATGCCAAGCTCAATATCATTTAGGTAGAGCTGGTCGAAGCTGTAGTTAGAGACCTGGGACCAGAGCAGGGAGGCATCGCTGAATATACTGCTGAGGGGCACGGCTATGGAGCCGTTGCCCAGGGGTGGCGTCAGCACGAAGGCCATGTAGGTCCAAGGGAAGTGGAGCGCTACGTAGGCCTGCCACGTGGCGTTGACGACCCTGCCGTCCACCATGGTTGGTATGTAGAAGGTCGCGTTAGGCCTTGAGTAGCCGGCCGGGTTGAACCCGGGGCTGTAGTAGAGCCACACCATTATCTCGAGGTCATCCGCGCCGACTGAGGAGGGCTCATAGGACCTGGTCAGCCACATGTCGAAGGAGAAGTCGCCGCGCCCGTTAGGGAAGCCCAGGGAGTAGTTAATGTAGGCAACTATGAGCGGCAGGTCGCCGACCTTGGCCGGGAGCTGAAGGTAGGGGCTCTGGCCCGTTATGATCCGCCCCCACGGCTTATACCCATAGATGATCTCAGGGTAGCCCATCACGGTGTCGTAGACGTTTGTGGCTGTGGCGTTGTAATTCACTACTGAGGCAAAGAAGCCATCGCCACACGCCCTAACTGTCACCTCGCCGCTGCCCGACCTTGTGTTCCACACGTCAGGCATTATGACAACACTGACGCCAGAGGCAAAGGTTAAGTTGTACTGAGAGTACTGCCCGCCAGGGGCCTGGGAGAGCGTCACGCAGGGCACAACCTCAAGTACTGTGGCGTTAACTGGGGGTATGAACTCTATGTACTCCCATGGACCGCCGCCCAGCGTTGTAACATAGGCTGAGGCTGCGGGGCTTAGAGATGATGCTAACGGGGCAGCAACGGCCAACAGGGTAAAAATACAAAGAAAGAGAAGGAAAAGGAACCTCAAAGAAAAACACCCGAGGTCAGCTTGGGAGTTACCTCCTCATTACCGCCCAGACTATCAGCCCGACCACTATAGCTGTCACGACAACCGCTATGACAATGTAGGTCGTTGAAGTCACCAGCTTGGTCACCGTCTTCGTCAGGGTGCTCACCGCTGACGAGACGACGGTCGTGACAGACGTGACGGTGGTCGTTGAGACTGTGGTCGTCGTTGTCGTGGCCGTCGTAGTAGTTGTCGTTGTCGTGGCCGTCGTGTAAGTGACGGTTATGGGCTTAGGCGTAGTCGTGGTGACCGTGACGCCCTTCGGGTGCAGGTGAACCAGTACGTAGGCGTTGCCTGGGTTGAACCATGGGGCAGGCGGGAAGAGGTAGCCTGTAGTCTCGTTGGGCCAGCCAGCCCAGTACGTTGTCGAGTACTCATACCAGATGCCGTTGGTCAGGAGAGGTATGACAGGAGTGTAGTTTAACCAGATGGTGAGGACCTCGTTGTAGAGCGGCATGAGGGCACTTATGTTATCAGGGTTAATGGTGAATATCTCCCTCAGGTCATTGTAGGCTGTCCAGGCGGCGGTGTTGTTGAACCTCTCCATGTCAGCCCATGCCCAGCTCCCCACGGGAGCTGTGCCTATTGTGTAGAAGTAGTACTCAAACCAGGTTGCTGGTATCACTCCACCCCAGCTCCACATAAGTGACATCGAGTACTCGCCCATGGCGACCTGTGTATACCACTGGCTGTACGTCGGGAACACGGTGGAGGCCTTAATGCCTATCTTTGACAGGTTCTGGGCTATGAGGTTGGCGTCCTCCATCCAGTCGGTCCAGCCGTAGGGCACGATTATGGTGGCGTTTACAACTGCCCCGTTGGGCATGACCCAGTAGCCCTCGGAGTTCTTGTGCCAGCCGTACTCGCTGGCCACCTGCTGCATGAGCCGCTGGGCCTCCGTCAGGTTGAACGTCCAGCCGTACCTCTGGATTATCGACATGTTTATGTACTTGCCCCAGGCCGCTGAGTAGATGTTGTAGGGGGCGAAGAAGCCGAAGCCGTTGCTGATGTTGCACGGGAGCTCCTGCCCGTTCTCAGCTACCGCGGCCAGCTCCGAGGTGTTTATGGCGTAGGCTATGGCCCTCCTGACCAGGGTTATGTTGTAGGGCGGATACATCTCGTTCATCAGCAGCATAACCCACGGACCCTCCTGCAGGTTCCACGGCGGGTGGCTCAGGTAGGTGTAGATGCCCTGGCTCCTGAGGGTCCAGACGTTAGTGATGAAGTAACCTCCCCACGTCATCTCTCCCGTCTTGAACATGGATATGGCCTGCGGGTTTGACGTTATCACCACGTCAGCGACGTACTCAGGGGCGTACATGCCGTTGGCAGGGACGCCCCAGATGTTCCAGCCCCACCAGTTATCCCACTTAATGAACACGACCTCACTTGGCGTGTAGGCGTAGATCCTATAGGGTCCGTCGCCTATTATCTCTGTGACGTCAGGGCTCCAGGTGAGCGGGCTCCACTTGGTGCCATTTGCGAAGAAGGCGCTCAGGTTGGGGTAGAACTCGTGTAGAGGCATGACGGGGTACGAGGGGCTTGTCAGTATGGCAAGTATGGTGCCCCACGGCGGCGACGAAGGGGTGCTGTTGAATATAAACATGACCTCCTTCTCGTTGACCGGGGTCACGTTAAGGATCGCTCCAGGGCCTGGGGTCCACATCCAGCCCCAGGCCAGTGACGGGAAGTACTTGCCCAGGTAGTAGGTGAACACGACGTCATCGGCCGTGACAGGGTAGCCGTCCTGCCACGTCGCGTTAGGCCATATCCATATCTCGAGGGCAGCCCTGTCAACGGTACCCGTGGCGTTAGGCCCGTAGACAAGCGACGCGGGCACTGTGACTGAGGTCACGGTGAAGTTCTCCCCCAGGGCAGGGTAGTACTGCTGTGTAGCTGGAGACCACAGGAAGAAAGGCAGGTATACCAGGCCCAGCTCCAGGGCGTTTATGACGTTAGCTGTTGAGAACGGGTTAAGGGTAGTTATGGGCCCCCAGGTGACGCCTCCTATGTAGACCGTCTGGGAGGCGGGCAGCGCTATTAGCGAAGGCGCCTGGGCCCTGACGCTCGTGACGCCAGAATACGGTGATAGGAAGCCGACGAGGGACAGGGCCAAGAGGGTGGCCGCCACCAGGCCTAAGGCTAACTTCCTCAAGAGCCTCTCGCCACTAGTATACAATATTGAGGATGTATTTAAATACGACTTTCGTTATATGAAAGTAGGTCCCTTTTCCTGTTAATTTTTGAAAACCCTTACAGCGCCTTGGCGGTCGCCCAGAGAACCCCTCCCCTGCCCCTCAGCTCCAGGTCCTCCTTGATCTCCACCTCAGCCTTCAGCCTGAGGTCAGCCGACGAGGGGCCCGCGTAGAGCTCATAGGTGCCCGCTGGAACCAGCAGGCGGCCTCCTGGCATGTAGACGGAGAGGGCCTCAAGGCCTACCTCAAAGCTGACGGTCTTTGACTCGCCGACCCCGAGGCGGACCCTCCCGAGGCCTATCAGCTCAAGGGAGGGTCTCTCGTAGAGCCTTGAAGGGGGCGACACGTAGAGCTGGGGCACCTCCTCAACCTCCAGGGGCCCTTCGTTAGTGAGCTTCAGGCCGGCCCTCAGCACGCCCCCCTCGAGGCCTGCCCTGAGGTCTGAGTAGGTGACCTTTGAGTAGCTGAGGCCGTGACCGAAGGGGAAGAGGGGCCTTGGCCTTCTGACAGTTATGTCTGATGCTGAGGACCTGCGGAGGCCGTGGCGGACCGGTACGTCGCCTACGGAGGAGGGGATAGTCACAGGCAGCCTCCCTGAGGGGTTTACGAGTCCCACGAGGGCCCTGGCTATGGCGTTGCCCCCCTCCTCGCCAGGGTAGAAGGTAAGGAGTACCGCTGAGGCGGCGTTAATTACATCATCTGGCAGCGATACGGGCCTGCCCGCGATGAGGACTATCACAAGCCTGGCCCCTGAGCCGACGAGGGACCTGAGCAGCCTGAGCTGGCAGTCAGGGAGCGTCGGGTCCCTGTCAACGCCCTCGCCTGAGAGGACCTCGCTATCCCTAAGCCAGAAGCCGCCTGACCTCTCGCCCACGACGGCCACCACCACGTCATGGCCCCTG
Above is a genomic segment from uncultured Acidilobus sp. JCHS containing:
- a CDS encoding Glycosyl hydrolase family 12, with the protein product MAVAAPLASSLSPAASAYVTTLGGGPWEYIEFIPPVNATVLEVVPCVTLSQAPGGQYSQYNLTFASGVSVVIMPDVWNTRSGSGEVTVRACGDGFFASVVNYNATATNVYDTVMGYPEIIYGYKPWGRIITGQSPYLQLPAKVGDLPLIVAYINYSLGFPNGRGDFSFDMWLTRSYEPSSVGADDLEIMVWLYYSPGFNPAGYSRPNATFYIPTMVDGRVVNATWQAYVALHFPWTYMAFVLTPPLGNGSIAVPLSSIFSDASLLWSQVSNYSFDQLYLNDIELGMEYSSVQWPPVNVNVSAWYKVYSYGFLVAPRQVTTVTSTTTSTATVTSTITSTITSALAVTSTATVTKRVGVGIYSVVALSLVIVLLIAALVAVLLRRGR
- a CDS encoding Bacterial extracellular solute-binding protein, family 5 Middle, producing the protein MRKLALGLVAATLLALSLVGFLSPYSGVTSVRAQAPSLIALPASQTVYIGGVTWGPITTLNPFSTANVINALELGLVYLPFFLWSPATQQYYPALGENFTVTSVTVPASLVYGPNATGTVDRAALEIWIWPNATWQDGYPVTADDVVFTYYLGKYFPSLAWGWMWTPGPGAILNVTPVNEKEVMFIFNSTPSSPPWGTILAILTSPSYPVMPLHEFYPNLSAFFANGTKWSPLTWSPDVTEIIGDGPYRIYAYTPSEVVFIKWDNWWGWNIWGVPANGMYAPEYVADVVITSNPQAISMFKTGEMTWGGYFITNVWTLRSQGIYTYLSHPPWNLQEGPWVMLLMNEMYPPYNITLVRRAIAYAINTSELAAVAENGQELPCNISNGFGFFAPYNIYSAAWGKYINMSIIQRYGWTFNLTEAQRLMQQVASEYGWHKNSEGYWVMPNGAVVNATIIVPYGWTDWMEDANLIAQNLSKIGIKASTVFPTYSQWYTQVAMGEYSMSLMWSWGGVIPATWFEYYFYTIGTAPVGSWAWADMERFNNTAAWTAYNDLREIFTINPDNISALMPLYNEVLTIWLNYTPVIPLLTNGIWYEYSTTYWAGWPNETTGYLFPPAPWFNPGNAYVLVHLHPKGVTVTTTTPKPITVTYTTATTTTTTTTATTTTTTVSTTTVTSVTTVVSSAVSTLTKTVTKLVTSTTYIVIAVVVTAIVVGLIVWAVMRR